The following coding sequences are from one Halobaculum marinum window:
- a CDS encoding DUF1616 domain-containing protein yields MSGDEDGSSVLGRVPTDVPFVAGYALLVGVLVLAGVVGGAVRVVLAAPLILFLPGYALLSVLFPADRPADAERPSVWRLPTADGLGWFERCSLAVPTSVALGPLVAVSLAAVGVPLTTLTVTTTLVALVLLASAAGAVRRIQLAPAARYDVPVGRWREELRTRWGGDGSRIDRGLDVLVALAVVLAVSGLAVGFAAPDTGESYTEAALLTQGNDRLVAGNYPEAVQAGQSTDLVLTLDNRLGVDAEYEVVVVLDRVRGANTTESLTVLERNELSRFSVSVADGQQAQQNLSVSPTLLGENLRLSVFVYRGEAPANPSGATADEHLYLWIDVR; encoded by the coding sequence ATGAGCGGCGACGAGGACGGGTCGAGCGTCCTCGGTCGCGTCCCGACCGACGTGCCGTTCGTCGCGGGGTACGCGCTGTTGGTCGGTGTGTTGGTGCTGGCTGGGGTTGTCGGCGGGGCCGTCCGCGTCGTGCTCGCGGCGCCGCTGATCCTCTTCCTCCCTGGGTACGCCCTACTGTCGGTGCTGTTCCCCGCCGACCGACCGGCGGACGCGGAGCGCCCGAGCGTGTGGCGCCTCCCGACGGCCGACGGGCTCGGGTGGTTCGAGCGGTGCTCGCTCGCGGTGCCGACCAGCGTCGCGCTCGGGCCGCTCGTCGCCGTCTCGCTGGCCGCCGTCGGCGTCCCCCTGACGACCCTCACGGTCACCACGACGCTGGTCGCGCTGGTGTTGCTCGCGAGCGCCGCCGGGGCGGTCAGACGGATCCAGTTGGCGCCGGCGGCGCGGTACGACGTGCCGGTCGGCAGGTGGCGCGAGGAACTCCGGACACGGTGGGGTGGCGACGGGTCACGAATCGACCGCGGGCTTGACGTGCTCGTCGCGCTCGCCGTCGTGCTCGCCGTCAGCGGACTGGCAGTCGGGTTCGCCGCCCCCGACACCGGAGAGTCGTACACCGAGGCGGCGCTCCTGACGCAGGGGAACGACAGACTCGTCGCCGGGAACTACCCCGAGGCGGTCCAGGCGGGACAGTCGACCGACCTGGTGCTCACCCTCGACAACCGACTCGGCGTCGACGCCGAGTACGAGGTGGTCGTCGTGCTCGACCGCGTCCGAGGCGCCAACACCACGGAGTCGCTGACCGTGCTCGAACGGAACGAGCTGTCGCGGTTCTCGGTGTCGGTCGCCGACGGTCAGCAGGCCCAGCAGAACCTCTCGGTGTCGCCGACACTCCTCGGTGAGAACCTCCGCCTGAGCGTGTTCGTCTACCGCGGCGAGGCACCGGCCAACCCCTCCGGCGCGACCGCCGACGAGCACCTCTACCTCTGGATCGACGTGCGATAG
- a CDS encoding Gfo/Idh/MocA family protein has translation MTLRTAVIGGGTVSEVHLSGLSKNPRTELVAICDLDEEIATAKAEKYGIQAYTDLDELLAAENLDWAHVCTPVQTHVPVAKTVIDAGVPVQIEKPITETYAEFEELAEYAAEHGVTVSEKHNHNFDPVVRQARKRMESGECGTIKGVEVIYTGCSNPDDPNRGPWNFDLAGGEFEEGLPHPIYMTLRAGGYPRSEDDVQATTQLMGEYEYDFTYDGAMVQYVSDDDVLCRTTMLGGTRPVRQLMIHGTEMSLTADLISQTLVEHDRNYKAGGKGRALNNVDNVIDRVAGTIQNLRAVIKRSNSDDWDTERLLNAHYYQNHAESIALEAGDPSQMPVPLSESRWMVRLMEEIRTAAAESAEEGAPIDAEAITQDAE, from the coding sequence ATGACCCTACGAACTGCCGTCATCGGCGGCGGAACGGTGTCCGAAGTGCACCTCTCGGGCCTCTCGAAGAACCCGCGGACCGAGCTGGTCGCGATCTGTGACCTCGACGAGGAGATAGCGACCGCGAAGGCGGAGAAGTACGGTATCCAGGCGTACACCGACCTGGACGAACTGCTCGCCGCCGAGAACCTCGACTGGGCCCACGTCTGCACCCCGGTGCAGACGCACGTCCCCGTCGCCAAGACGGTGATCGACGCCGGCGTGCCGGTACAGATCGAGAAGCCGATCACCGAGACGTATGCGGAGTTCGAGGAGCTGGCCGAGTACGCCGCCGAACACGGCGTGACCGTCTCCGAGAAGCACAACCACAACTTCGACCCCGTCGTCCGGCAGGCGCGCAAGCGCATGGAGTCGGGCGAGTGCGGCACGATCAAAGGCGTCGAGGTGATCTACACCGGCTGTTCGAACCCCGACGACCCCAACCGCGGGCCGTGGAACTTCGACCTGGCCGGCGGCGAGTTCGAGGAGGGGCTCCCCCACCCGATCTACATGACGCTGCGCGCGGGTGGGTACCCACGCTCGGAGGACGACGTGCAGGCCACCACCCAGTTGATGGGCGAGTACGAGTACGACTTCACCTACGACGGCGCGATGGTCCAGTACGTCTCCGACGACGACGTGCTGTGCCGGACGACGATGCTCGGTGGCACCCGGCCTGTCCGACAGCTCATGATCCACGGGACGGAGATGTCGCTGACGGCCGACCTGATCTCCCAGACGCTCGTCGAACACGACCGCAACTACAAGGCCGGCGGGAAGGGCCGCGCCCTCAACAACGTCGACAACGTGATCGACCGGGTCGCGGGCACCATCCAGAACCTCCGGGCGGTGATCAAGCGCAGTAACTCCGACGACTGGGACACCGAGCGGCTGCTCAACGCCCACTACTACCAGAACCACGCCGAGTCGATCGCGCTGGAGGCGGGCGACCCCTCACAGATGCCGGTGCCGCTGTCGGAGTCCCGGTGGATGGTCCGCCTGATGGAAGAGATCCGGACCGCCGCCGCCGAGTCCGCCGAGGAGGGCGCCCCGATCGACGCTGAGGCAATCACCCAGGACGCCGAGTGA
- a CDS encoding PAS domain S-box protein yields MSTTSPQDLLARALFVAPSGRPREALRRLLPDATRRRLSVSPVGSVGEAVETLAASGDDIDCVICHHEPPLVDGSAAVGAFADAAVPVFAATTLDAAGDALDAGAVDVLPLSDGELVHEVTVNRLDRALDTDAESGGDQTDRERRLVDARDHLRRTLERVSDGFFAITPGWEVTYANSAGAEVLRGIMHVEEGEPLLGENLLAHAPEALESAFYEPFAEAMETQTPVTVEDRYDPVDRWFSVNAYPSESGLSVYFTDVTERKRREQELELKTRALETAPIGMSITDPNQADNPLVYVNERFEEVTGYDAADAVGQNCRFLQGPATDERAVAQLREAVAAHESTTVELRNYTADGDPFWNEVILAPVFDDDGDLRNYTGFQRDVTRRKERERTLGHLVDVTRWFQRVEGREELLASTVDALDDVFGYDRAIVRLHDADEGVLRPAQASERMAPAMASYPAVSDSTGPSGRAFRTGEPVIVDDLDAINDRDYGPARSAMLLPLGDHGTVAVGSPDPESFDREDAALVELLVRTAASAFDRLDRQAEMRRLQQVVDHVDEKAFLLDTDGRFSFATDQLNRYVGVDDLVGVDLGDVVATADAERAAAVAAAVSDDPTDPTRTVETSVDRGDGRRTPVAIELSPVADDVAAGAVAGVLSDISELAETREDLRRERDRFRELFENLPDPVVEVDLSDGAPRIVDANPSFTDVFDTPAASVAGESLNDRIVPSGALDDARRIDRRVVGGDPSPAEVRRTTASGDMDFLFRGIPYTRDGRQHAFAVYTDITEQRERERFLQILNRVLRHNLRNDLNVVMGLGELLAEDLDDPALASAAGVLATKARKATTLSEKAKRIEQVLGARGGTTERVELGWHLRRALDQQRDRFPDAEISVEMPATVPVEVNQDVDVGRALVELAENALEHNDSAEVALHVEVTAPDDPTDQTVIRFSDNGPGIPDTEWAVITGDQEISQLTHASGLGLWLTRWLVDAHNGTLSRVETESDGAVVVLELPTATGESTAR; encoded by the coding sequence ATGTCGACCACGTCCCCGCAGGACCTCCTCGCGCGTGCGCTGTTCGTCGCGCCGTCGGGGCGACCGCGTGAGGCCCTCCGCCGACTGCTCCCCGACGCGACGCGGCGTCGCCTCTCGGTGTCGCCGGTCGGAAGCGTCGGCGAGGCGGTCGAGACGCTCGCCGCTTCCGGCGACGACATCGACTGCGTGATCTGTCACCACGAACCCCCGCTCGTCGACGGGTCGGCGGCCGTCGGCGCGTTCGCCGACGCCGCGGTCCCGGTGTTCGCCGCGACCACGCTCGATGCCGCCGGCGACGCGCTCGACGCCGGTGCCGTCGACGTCCTCCCGCTCAGCGACGGTGAACTCGTCCACGAGGTGACGGTCAACCGCCTCGACCGCGCGCTCGACACCGACGCCGAGTCCGGCGGCGACCAGACCGACCGCGAGCGCCGCCTCGTCGACGCCCGCGACCACCTCAGACGGACGCTCGAACGGGTGAGCGACGGCTTCTTCGCGATCACTCCGGGGTGGGAAGTGACGTACGCCAACAGCGCCGGTGCGGAGGTGCTCCGCGGGATCATGCACGTCGAGGAAGGGGAGCCGCTGCTCGGCGAGAACCTCCTCGCGCACGCGCCGGAGGCGCTCGAATCGGCGTTCTACGAGCCGTTCGCCGAGGCGATGGAGACGCAGACGCCGGTGACCGTCGAGGACCGCTACGACCCGGTCGACCGCTGGTTCTCCGTCAACGCCTACCCCTCCGAGTCTGGACTGTCCGTCTACTTCACCGACGTCACCGAACGCAAGCGTCGCGAGCAGGAACTCGAACTGAAGACGCGGGCGCTGGAGACCGCTCCCATCGGGATGTCGATCACCGACCCGAACCAGGCGGACAACCCGCTCGTGTACGTCAACGAGCGGTTCGAAGAGGTGACGGGCTACGACGCCGCGGACGCAGTCGGTCAGAACTGTCGGTTCCTGCAGGGCCCCGCCACCGACGAGCGGGCCGTCGCCCAACTCCGCGAGGCGGTCGCGGCCCACGAGTCGACGACGGTCGAACTCCGCAACTACACCGCCGACGGCGACCCGTTCTGGAACGAGGTGATCCTCGCCCCCGTGTTCGACGACGACGGCGACCTGCGCAACTACACGGGGTTCCAGCGCGACGTGACCCGGCGGAAGGAGCGCGAGCGCACCCTCGGCCACCTCGTCGACGTGACGCGGTGGTTCCAGCGGGTCGAGGGCCGCGAGGAACTGCTCGCGTCGACCGTCGACGCGCTCGACGACGTGTTCGGGTACGACCGGGCAATTGTCCGCCTGCACGACGCCGACGAGGGCGTGTTGCGGCCCGCGCAGGCGTCCGAACGGATGGCGCCGGCGATGGCGTCGTACCCAGCGGTGTCGGACTCGACTGGCCCCTCCGGCCGGGCGTTTCGGACCGGCGAACCAGTCATCGTCGACGACCTCGACGCGATCAACGACCGCGACTATGGGCCCGCTCGCTCGGCGATGCTGTTGCCGCTTGGGGACCATGGGACGGTGGCGGTCGGGTCGCCGGACCCAGAATCGTTCGACCGCGAGGACGCTGCCCTCGTCGAACTCCTAGTCCGAACCGCCGCGAGTGCGTTCGACAGGCTCGACCGACAGGCGGAGATGCGACGCCTCCAGCAGGTCGTCGACCACGTCGACGAGAAGGCGTTCCTCCTCGACACCGACGGTCGATTCTCGTTCGCCACCGACCAACTGAACCGCTACGTCGGGGTCGACGACCTCGTCGGCGTCGACCTCGGCGACGTGGTCGCGACAGCCGACGCCGAGCGCGCGGCGGCGGTGGCGGCGGCGGTCTCCGACGACCCGACAGATCCGACCCGGACCGTCGAGACGAGTGTCGACCGGGGCGACGGACGGCGCACGCCCGTCGCGATCGAACTGTCGCCGGTCGCCGACGACGTCGCCGCGGGCGCGGTCGCCGGCGTCCTCTCGGACATCAGCGAACTCGCCGAGACGCGCGAGGACCTCCGTCGCGAACGGGACCGCTTCCGTGAACTGTTCGAGAACCTCCCCGACCCGGTCGTCGAGGTCGACCTCTCGGACGGTGCTCCGCGGATCGTCGACGCCAACCCCTCGTTCACCGACGTGTTCGACACGCCCGCGGCGTCGGTCGCCGGCGAGTCACTCAACGACCGGATCGTCCCCTCGGGCGCACTCGACGACGCGCGCCGTATCGACCGCCGCGTCGTCGGTGGCGACCCGTCGCCCGCCGAGGTCAGACGCACGACCGCGAGCGGCGACATGGACTTCCTGTTCCGTGGGATCCCGTACACACGCGACGGTCGCCAGCACGCGTTCGCGGTGTACACCGACATCACCGAGCAGCGCGAGCGCGAGCGGTTCCTGCAGATCCTCAACCGCGTCCTCCGACACAACCTCCGGAACGACCTCAACGTCGTGATGGGCCTGGGGGAACTGCTCGCCGAGGATCTGGACGACCCCGCGCTGGCGTCGGCGGCGGGCGTCCTCGCCACGAAGGCGCGGAAGGCGACCACGCTCAGCGAGAAGGCCAAGCGTATCGAACAGGTGCTCGGCGCCCGCGGCGGCACGACCGAGCGGGTCGAACTCGGATGGCACCTCCGGCGCGCGCTCGACCAACAGCGCGACCGCTTCCCCGACGCCGAGATCAGCGTCGAGATGCCAGCGACGGTCCCCGTCGAGGTGAACCAGGACGTGGACGTCGGGCGGGCGCTGGTCGAGTTGGCGGAGAACGCGCTCGAACACAACGACTCCGCAGAAGTCGCGCTCCACGTCGAGGTGACTGCGCCGGACGACCCCACCGACCAGACTGTAATCCGGTTCTCCGACAACGGCCCCGGGATCCCCGACACGGAGTGGGCGGTCATCACCGGCGATCAAGAGATCTCACAGCTCACACACGCGAGCGGCCTCGGACTGTGGCTCACGCGCTGGCTCGTCGACGCGCACAACGGGACGCTCTCCAGAGTCGAGACCGAGTCAGACGGCGCGGTGGTCGTCCTCGAACTCCCGACTGCGACGGGCGAGTCCACGGCCCGGTAG
- a CDS encoding NAD-dependent epimerase/dehydratase family protein: MDTHTATDTATIDADVTGRTVLVTGGAGFVGSHIARALVDDNEVRVLDDLSTGQERNVPAGAELYEGDLLDEDLLREAMAGVDLVFHEAGLVSVPKSVERPVESNRVNVAGTLAVLDAAREVDARVVLASSVAIYGDPETVPIDESHPTRPTSPYATDKLAIDHYARVYNELYGLETVALRYFNVYGPGQSAGEYAGVVSTFLEQARSGQPLTVEGDGTQTRDFVHVADVVRANLAAATTDHVGEAFNIGTGDSVTIRELAELIADVGGATAGIVHTDPRPGDVERSRADASKARRLLGFEPRVDLREGLSELAQRQPLAR, translated from the coding sequence ATGGACACACACACGGCGACAGATACGGCGACCATCGACGCCGATGTCACGGGGCGGACGGTGCTTGTTACGGGGGGTGCGGGGTTCGTCGGGAGCCACATCGCCCGCGCGCTCGTCGACGACAACGAGGTGCGCGTGCTCGACGACCTCTCGACGGGCCAGGAGCGAAACGTCCCCGCGGGCGCAGAGCTGTACGAGGGCGACCTGCTTGACGAGGACCTCCTCCGCGAAGCGATGGCCGGTGTCGACCTCGTGTTCCACGAGGCCGGCCTCGTCAGCGTCCCGAAGTCCGTCGAACGCCCCGTCGAGAGCAACCGCGTGAACGTCGCCGGCACGCTGGCGGTGCTCGACGCAGCCCGCGAGGTCGACGCCCGCGTCGTACTCGCCTCCAGCGTCGCCATCTACGGCGACCCCGAGACGGTGCCAATCGACGAGTCGCACCCGACCCGCCCAACCTCGCCGTACGCCACTGACAAACTCGCCATCGACCACTACGCTCGCGTGTACAACGAGTTGTACGGACTGGAGACGGTCGCCCTCCGCTACTTCAACGTCTACGGTCCCGGGCAGTCGGCGGGCGAGTACGCGGGTGTCGTGAGCACGTTCCTCGAACAGGCGCGCTCGGGCCAGCCACTCACGGTTGAGGGCGACGGCACCCAGACGCGCGACTTCGTCCACGTCGCAGACGTCGTGCGAGCGAACCTCGCGGCCGCGACGACTGACCACGTCGGCGAGGCGTTCAACATCGGCACCGGCGACAGCGTCACGATCCGCGAACTCGCTGAACTGATCGCCGACGTCGGCGGCGCCACCGCCGGAATCGTCCACACCGACCCGCGCCCCGGCGACGTCGAACGGAGTCGCGCCGACGCGTCGAAGGCGCGCCGCCTGCTCGGGTTCGAACCCCGTGTCGACCTCCGCGAGGGCCTCTCGGAGTTGGCTCAGCGTCAACCGCTCGCCCGCTGA
- a CDS encoding flippase, which produces MASSLRQRVASGVKATFAANTFDMLANAALIVLLTRYLLTPAEYGTLNFVLAAMSVVAIFATLGLPKSASRYVTEFSESDPGLVRHVVRRSLAFVIGLALVVGVAIVTVGEPIARMIGQDTLVPFLLIGAGYVIGNALMQYARELLRAFGRVEWSGIVRVAMSVGRVLFVVGLIVAGFGVAGALWGYVAGYLVAAVVGGLLLAKRLAGEFEATSDPDASISRRILEYSVPLTATRGANVLDKKVDVLIVGALLDVTAVGFYTIAKQISDFVSMPASSFGFTISPALGEQNSKGETARAARMYERSLMYVLLAYVPAVTGLALVADPMIRYVFGADYLGAVPVVQVYGGFILVNAVNKVTSDGLDYLGRARSRAIIKTAMAVANVILNLLLIPIFGVTGAAIATVITYTVYTSSNVYFIHQELSLTFTRVVRALGIVCLVTAGMAAAVWFALPYVSGLVTLFGVVLVGVLVWGLLSVAGGVLDPREVARLLG; this is translated from the coding sequence GTGGCCTCATCGTTGAGACAGCGGGTCGCGAGCGGCGTCAAGGCGACGTTCGCTGCCAACACCTTCGACATGTTGGCGAACGCCGCCCTCATCGTCCTCCTCACGCGGTATCTGCTGACGCCCGCGGAGTACGGAACGCTCAACTTCGTGCTCGCGGCGATGTCGGTCGTCGCCATCTTCGCGACGCTCGGCCTCCCGAAGTCCGCGAGCCGCTACGTCACCGAGTTCTCCGAGTCTGACCCGGGGCTCGTCCGTCACGTCGTCCGTCGCTCGCTGGCGTTCGTCATCGGCCTTGCGCTCGTCGTGGGGGTTGCGATCGTCACCGTCGGCGAGCCGATTGCCCGCATGATCGGCCAGGACACGCTGGTGCCGTTCCTCCTGATCGGCGCCGGCTACGTCATCGGCAACGCCCTCATGCAGTACGCCCGCGAACTGCTGCGGGCCTTCGGCCGCGTCGAGTGGAGCGGTATCGTCCGGGTCGCAATGAGTGTCGGTCGCGTCCTCTTCGTCGTCGGACTCATCGTGGCAGGCTTCGGCGTCGCGGGCGCGCTGTGGGGGTACGTGGCTGGCTACCTGGTCGCCGCGGTCGTCGGCGGGCTCCTGCTCGCCAAGCGCCTCGCCGGCGAGTTCGAGGCGACGAGCGACCCGGACGCGTCGATCTCGCGTCGGATCCTCGAGTACAGCGTCCCACTGACGGCGACGCGCGGGGCGAACGTCCTCGACAAGAAGGTCGACGTGCTGATCGTCGGCGCGCTGCTTGACGTGACCGCCGTCGGCTTCTACACCATCGCCAAACAGATCTCCGACTTCGTCTCGATGCCGGCGTCGTCGTTCGGCTTCACCATCTCGCCGGCGCTCGGCGAGCAGAACTCCAAGGGCGAGACGGCCCGTGCCGCCCGGATGTACGAGCGCTCGCTCATGTACGTCTTGCTGGCGTACGTGCCGGCGGTCACCGGCCTCGCGCTGGTCGCCGACCCGATGATCCGCTACGTCTTCGGCGCAGACTACCTCGGGGCCGTCCCCGTCGTCCAAGTGTACGGCGGCTTCATCCTCGTCAACGCCGTCAACAAGGTGACCAGCGACGGACTGGACTACCTCGGTCGCGCTCGGTCGCGGGCGATCATCAAGACGGCGATGGCAGTTGCGAACGTGATCCTCAACCTCCTGCTCATCCCGATTTTCGGCGTCACGGGCGCGGCAATCGCGACGGTGATCACCTACACGGTGTACACCTCCTCGAACGTCTACTTCATCCACCAGGAGCTGTCGCTGACGTTCACCCGCGTCGTCAGGGCGCTCGGAATCGTCTGTCTCGTCACCGCCGGGATGGCCGCGGCGGTGTGGTTCGCACTCCCGTACGTCTCCGGGCTGGTGACGCTGTTCGGCGTGGTCCTCGTGGGCGTGCTCGTGTGGGGCCTGTTGTCCGTCGCTGGCGGCGTGCTCGACCCTCGAGAGGTCGCTCGCCTGCTCGGGTAA
- a CDS encoding glycosyltransferase — MRVLNLVPSEQSRFFVQQRETLSKLGVDETTISVPSDRTYDGEETDGRSPIHYARFLPSVLRHSLGDYDLVHANYGLTAPHALAQMRLPVVLSLWGTDLMGEYGWLTKRCARYADAVVVMSERMAEELDEPCYVIPHGVDLDLFRPMPIEWARDRLDWEHDPNVKHILFPYPPARGVKDYPRAQRVAERVTAELDGEFDVRLHTVSGQPHELMPVFMNAADVLLVTSEREGSPNAVKEALACELPVVSTDVGDVPERLRGVSLSRVADTDDDLVAGVVEALRAGERSDGRRAAEEIGIAEAGERLLEVYEEVLS, encoded by the coding sequence ATGCGCGTCCTCAATCTCGTCCCCAGCGAGCAGTCGCGCTTCTTCGTCCAGCAGCGGGAGACGCTCTCGAAGCTCGGCGTCGACGAGACCACCATCTCAGTTCCCAGCGACCGCACGTACGACGGCGAGGAGACCGACGGTCGCTCACCGATCCACTACGCCCGCTTCCTCCCGTCGGTGCTGCGACACTCGCTGGGCGACTACGACCTCGTTCACGCGAACTACGGACTTACCGCTCCCCACGCACTCGCCCAGATGCGACTGCCGGTCGTCCTCTCGCTGTGGGGAACCGACCTCATGGGCGAGTACGGTTGGCTCACGAAGCGATGTGCGCGCTACGCAGACGCCGTGGTCGTCATGTCCGAGCGGATGGCCGAGGAACTGGACGAACCGTGCTACGTCATCCCCCACGGCGTCGACCTCGACCTGTTCCGCCCGATGCCCATCGAGTGGGCGCGCGACCGACTCGACTGGGAGCACGACCCGAACGTGAAGCACATCCTGTTCCCGTACCCGCCAGCCCGGGGGGTGAAAGACTACCCCCGCGCACAGCGGGTCGCCGAGCGCGTGACCGCGGAACTCGACGGCGAGTTCGACGTCCGACTCCACACGGTCTCCGGCCAGCCTCACGAGTTGATGCCGGTGTTCATGAACGCCGCCGACGTCCTGTTGGTCACCTCCGAGCGCGAGGGGTCGCCCAACGCCGTCAAGGAGGCGCTCGCGTGTGAACTGCCGGTTGTGTCGACCGACGTAGGCGACGTGCCGGAGCGCCTCCGCGGCGTCTCGCTGTCGCGCGTGGCCGACACCGACGACGACCTCGTCGCGGGCGTCGTCGAGGCACTCCGGGCGGGCGAGCGCTCGGACGGTCGGCGGGCTGCCGAGGAGATCGGCATCGCCGAGGCGGGCGAACGACTGTTGGAAGTGTACGAGGAGGTGCTGTCGTGA
- a CDS encoding GNAT family N-acetyltransferase, which translates to MEIRRLSLDEWSDALPSDGFEVFHTPEALDALDSHANGELRLYGGFKGEQAVGLAPIFVRKQAFGTAAMSPPPGFGVPRLGPLVTPASPKQRKQERVNGRFTEGLLKELDVGSSTTLFRMVCPTSYPDPRPFGWSQLSMKPSFTYHLPVGEDTDAIMSSFSKSLRRDISDAQDLDVTVEVEGRQAIRRIYEQARERYEEQDEPFTLTWPYVRDLTDALSAVDRCRPYVVRDADGEFRSGIIALYSNDAAYFWLGGAIATVDGTAVNSLVHWSIIEDIAAGEPLESVDTYDLMGANTERLCQYKSKFGANLVHYYTVESEGAGMKAAKTAYRLMSR; encoded by the coding sequence ATGGAGATACGACGGCTCTCGCTGGACGAGTGGTCCGACGCGCTCCCGAGCGACGGCTTCGAGGTGTTCCACACGCCGGAGGCGCTCGACGCGTTGGACTCGCACGCGAACGGCGAACTCAGACTGTACGGCGGCTTCAAGGGGGAACAGGCGGTCGGGCTCGCGCCCATCTTCGTCCGCAAGCAGGCGTTCGGAACCGCGGCGATGTCGCCGCCGCCCGGGTTCGGCGTGCCGCGACTCGGCCCGCTCGTCACCCCCGCCAGCCCCAAACAGCGCAAACAAGAGCGGGTGAACGGCCGGTTCACCGAGGGGTTGTTGAAGGAACTCGACGTGGGCTCGTCGACGACGCTGTTCCGGATGGTGTGCCCGACGAGCTACCCCGACCCCCGGCCGTTCGGCTGGTCCCAGCTGTCCATGAAGCCATCGTTCACCTATCACCTCCCGGTCGGCGAGGACACCGACGCGATCATGTCGTCGTTCTCCAAGAGTCTCCGCCGGGACATCTCCGACGCGCAGGACCTCGACGTCACTGTCGAAGTCGAGGGACGCCAGGCGATCCGTCGGATCTACGAGCAGGCCCGCGAGCGCTACGAGGAGCAGGACGAACCGTTCACGCTGACGTGGCCGTACGTCCGCGATCTGACGGACGCACTGTCGGCGGTCGACCGCTGTCGTCCGTACGTCGTCCGCGACGCCGACGGCGAGTTCCGCAGCGGCATCATCGCGCTGTATTCGAACGACGCGGCCTACTTCTGGCTCGGTGGCGCCATCGCGACGGTCGACGGCACCGCGGTCAACAGCTTGGTCCACTGGTCGATCATCGAGGACATCGCCGCCGGGGAGCCGCTGGAGTCGGTCGACACGTACGACCTGATGGGGGCGAACACGGAGCGCCTCTGCCAGTACAAGAGCAAGTTCGGCGCCAACCTCGTCCACTACTACACGGTCGAGTCTGAAGGCGCGGGGATGAAGGCCGCCAAGACGGCCTACCGGCTAATGAGTCGGTGA
- a CDS encoding lysylphosphatidylglycerol synthase domain-containing protein: MRRSLRFAAGATLGVAALAAYLAYAGPHQVLDRATAVAPWAVAVVAALVVCEAVVDGVGVWASVRPLNGGISPRRSVQFALAGDFFDVLSPAGPVSSEPIMARFFGVETGTGYSEALGVRGVAKYVKSGAQLLVSTALVAVLLLDGVSPRYVLVTLGGAVGVLALGGVVLVGGRGPLDRAVVVLLSPVVRVISGLYREDPHGHEVVVAAVERFWTRALAFREAPRLVALIALGGVLEQLLTASALWVALAGTGSSVALIALVAVIPLPQAASVVPVPGSLGAYDVLLAGALVVVTGVPSASAAAAVLVVRTFGLATALGVGGLATAFLRGWTPRGG; encoded by the coding sequence GTGCGACGATCCCTCCGGTTCGCCGCGGGAGCGACGCTGGGCGTCGCCGCGCTGGCGGCGTACCTCGCGTACGCTGGTCCCCACCAGGTACTCGATCGCGCGACCGCCGTGGCGCCGTGGGCCGTCGCCGTCGTCGCGGCGCTCGTCGTCTGCGAGGCGGTCGTCGACGGCGTCGGCGTGTGGGCGTCCGTCCGCCCGCTGAACGGCGGTATCTCCCCACGGCGGAGCGTTCAGTTCGCGCTTGCGGGCGACTTCTTCGACGTGCTGAGCCCTGCCGGGCCGGTCAGTTCCGAGCCGATCATGGCCCGCTTCTTCGGCGTCGAGACCGGGACCGGCTACAGCGAAGCGCTCGGCGTCCGCGGCGTCGCGAAGTACGTGAAGTCGGGCGCCCAGTTGCTCGTGTCGACGGCGTTGGTCGCGGTGTTACTGCTGGACGGCGTCTCGCCACGGTACGTGCTCGTCACGCTCGGCGGTGCCGTGGGCGTACTGGCGCTCGGCGGCGTCGTGCTCGTCGGGGGGCGCGGTCCCCTCGACCGCGCGGTGGTCGTGCTCCTCTCGCCGGTGGTCAGAGTCATATCGGGACTGTACCGGGAGGATCCACACGGCCACGAGGTCGTCGTCGCGGCGGTAGAGCGGTTCTGGACGCGAGCGCTCGCCTTTCGAGAAGCGCCGCGACTGGTCGCGCTCATCGCCCTCGGTGGCGTGCTCGAACAACTGCTGACCGCGAGCGCGCTGTGGGTCGCACTCGCGGGGACCGGATCGTCGGTCGCGCTGATCGCACTCGTGGCGGTGATCCCGCTCCCGCAGGCTGCCAGCGTCGTCCCCGTCCCCGGAAGCCTCGGCGCCTACGACGTGTTGTTGGCGGGCGCGCTCGTCGTCGTGACTGGCGTGCCCTCGGCGAGCGCCGCGGCGGCGGTGCTGGTCGTGCGGACGTTCGGACTCGCCACCGCGTTGGGTGTCGGCGGCCTCGCGACGGCATTCCTGCGCGGGTGGACCCCCCGCGGCGGGTGA